Within Desulfobacterales bacterium, the genomic segment CAATCCACAATTCAGGCAAAGTGTGGGTTTCGCAGTCTAATTAATATATAATTTGGGAAGAAACTGGATTAGAAGATTGTCACACCTGATTTAAATTGAATATCGCAGAAATTTTGGCCTTTTGATACTTGTACTTTGTTGGTATCAACAAATAACATGTGCTGTAATTATTTTAGACAAAGAAAGTTGTCCACAGAAGTTTTCAAAGTGCAAAATATTCTTTAATTCCAGCCAAAACGCTTGTGACTGCGACGGATGCAAGGATCAACCCCATTACTCGGCTGATAATGCTCGCCCCACTGTTTCCAATTAAGCGATGAACCCAACTCGCTGCGAGCATAAAAACCAACACGACCAGTAACACAGAGAGCATAATCACGGTGGTTTGCGCCTGTTCTAAAAGGTTGTACCGATTATTTTCGGTCAGCAATACAGCCGCCAGCATCGCGCCCGGACTTGCAATAGAAGGAACAGCGAGTGGAAAGATTGCCGTTTCTTTTCCGCTTTTAATCATCTTGACTTCTTCTTCTGGTTTGCTTTCTCCAAAAATCATGGTGAGTGCAAACAGGAATAGTACGATTCCCCCGGCTATCTGGAACGCGGAAAGCGGTATGTCTATGGCCGTGAGGACAATCTCTCCTCCGATAACGAAAAATAAGAGCACAATCGCAGATATAAGTGTCGCTTTAACTGCAATTTGTCTTTTGATTTTATCTTCATATCGGCTGGTGACGGCAATAAACACCGGAACCGTTCCAATAGGGTCGATCACAGCAAAAAAGAAGATGAATGTTGCGATAAGATCATTCATTGATACCTCTTTATACAGACGAACAAGTGATTATAAGGATCTGGAAATCGCCACCTATAGCATATATCCTTATTCAAAGTCATGGATAATTCGTAAAAATGGAAATAGGTGCATTTCAAATATTGACCTACAGCCTTGGCGATTTCTTGACTCATACGGGACTAATCAAACACCATGACGATGTACGCAAGAAAAAGGGTCGAATGGACAATACCGTGGACAAAATTGGTTAATGCAAACTCGTGAAACAAGCCGTGGCTGTCTATTCCACCCAACCCAGTGCGTTCCGGATCACTGACCAGCGCGGTAATTTTTCTGCTTTTGCCGCCCCTCCCAACATCCAGTGCCTGTAAAGTGCTTCAATGACGCCCTCCTCCTTTTTCATTAGAAGCCAGCTGTTGAGGGCAAGCAACAAATCACTGTTGCCACGGGCTACAGCATACGACACAGGCAAAAAGACGGGTGGCCTTGGGACCACAGTACTAAAGTTGGGGTAGAGGATGGTCAGCGCTGCACCTTCCTCGGCCATGTCGGCTATCGCATCGATGTCCTCCGCACCGGATTCGAGCAACCTTAACTTCTGTTCCATATCTTGGATCGGAACGATGGTGGCGCCGGTAAATAGGCTGAGGCGCTCCACGTATCCCGGCGTATCTTCAACGCCCAGTCGAAGTGAATCACCATGTTTGTTGAAATCTTCCCATCTATAGAATTCGTGGCGCCGATAATCCCGCACGATCAGTCCCAGCGAAGACCGGTAGACGGGTGACGTCAACCCAAATTCCTGGGATCGGCGCGGATTGACCGGCAGGGTGCGCATGTAGACATCGCAGACACCGCGATTGAGGAGCGTTATCGCAGCGCCTTCCGTTTCTGCTGGCAGGAACTCTAACGGCAACTGTAGCATTTCGGCAAATCCGTGTGCCATCTCGACATCAAAACCGACAAGTTGCATAGGGTCCGTGTTGTTGACGAATGCCGAAGGATACTCGTCGGGTTGGTAGCAAACTCGCAAGACACCGCGGTTCTCGATCTGCGCAAGGCTGGCCGGTTCTTCGCCGGCAAGCATGAGTTCTTCCGGCACTTCCGCGTAAAGCTTGGCTGGCTGCGGGGTGCCGAGGAAATTCAGGCTTTTCAGCATGTCCGCCATCGTATAGGGAGCAACGACCACGGTACTGTAGAATGTGCGCACTCCAAATAGAATCGGCACGATCAGGGCTGTACCGATGAAGGCGACCCTTAGCAGACGAAACCAACGCAGCCGAATATGGCCGACCAAGGCCATGGTCCCGATCAGTGCGATAGTGGCGTAGTGCATAGCCGCTATTAATGTCCCGAAGCGCACGATAATCACATCGATCGATACAAATACCTGGAATAAATCATTTGGGAGCCTTAATAGATCCAAAAGAGACGGAATCGTCAATAGGGTGCCGCCAAACAGGCTGGGAACACCAACCAGGACTAAGAGAGGATAGTCAGCCACTGAAACATCCGATCCGATATACCACCCGGCGAAAAGGACGAATGCGATTGAGAGCAACCCTGCAGGGCTCGGAAAGGTGTAGAAGGATGGGATTAGGACTTCGACCGAAGCGTCGGCTTCGTCCTGGTCCAAGACCGCCCGGAGTGAATAATCGGCGATGAGCTGCTTGCACTGTTGGATCAGCATTGGCAGAACAATGAGCGAACTGCCCGTGGCAAAGGCTGTGATCATAGGGGTGCGTAGCGCTTTGCGGATGTGTTTATATTTAAACGGTGTAAAGACCGTGATGATGCCCGGCAGGATCAGCAGGCTGAGAACCAGCGCAATCAGAGCATAAACGATAATGTAAACCTGCAAACGCGTCAGGTCTTCGATTACGAACGTTCCGGCGGCACTGGCAATGAGTGCGAATACCCCTATAGGTGCCAGCTTGCCAACGATACCTGTGATTTTCATCATTGCCGTATGGAACACCTTGAGCGGTTCAAGCAGGGCTGCGTTATTAGGGATTCCGATGAGAGCGATGCCGGCCAGGATACTGAAAACTACAATCGCCGGTACAAGGGCAAAAGCATAAGCATGAAAGGGGTTAGACGGGATAAACAGCCGCAGGAAGTCTATCGTTGGCGGCTCTTCAACCTGTTGGGTGCTGAAAAACGAAGCCGAGGGCCATTCAGGAAAGGAAAGCGGTATCAGCATGACGATGACAAGGGTGATGGCCGAAATTAAAAGGAAGATACCTCCGCCTTTGACGGCGTGCGCCATGACTTCCTTGTAATTCAATCCACCGATCCCCGTAATCAAGGACAATGAAATGTAGGGGATCACCGTGATCTGTAGGAGTTTGATGAAAATATCGCCGACAACCTGAAGCCAGCTCACCATTTCGCCGAAAAAAAGACCGCATGCTGCGCCAAGAAAGAGGCCAAGATAAATTTTTCCGGATGAACTCAACCGGAATTTCTTAGACGGGTTTTTTGCTGGTTCACTTTTTTCTTCAGTCACTCTTTTTAATCCAGTTCGATGATTAGCTTTTTGATTTTGCCTATTTACCCAAAATTTATGTACTGTTCCGATAAATTAAGAGTTGAATTTATTAATGCAAAT encodes:
- a CDS encoding cation:dicarboxylase symporter family transporter, yielding MTEEKSEPAKNPSKKFRLSSSGKIYLGLFLGAACGLFFGEMVSWLQVVGDIFIKLLQITVIPYISLSLITGIGGLNYKEVMAHAVKGGGIFLLISAITLVIVMLIPLSFPEWPSASFFSTQQVEEPPTIDFLRLFIPSNPFHAYAFALVPAIVVFSILAGIALIGIPNNAALLEPLKVFHTAMMKITGIVGKLAPIGVFALIASAAGTFVIEDLTRLQVYIIVYALIALVLSLLILPGIITVFTPFKYKHIRKALRTPMITAFATGSSLIVLPMLIQQCKQLIADYSLRAVLDQDEADASVEVLIPSFYTFPSPAGLLSIAFVLFAGWYIGSDVSVADYPLLVLVGVPSLFGGTLLTIPSLLDLLRLPNDLFQVFVSIDVIIVRFGTLIAAMHYATIALIGTMALVGHIRLRWFRLLRVAFIGTALIVPILFGVRTFYSTVVVAPYTMADMLKSLNFLGTPQPAKLYAEVPEELMLAGEEPASLAQIENRGVLRVCYQPDEYPSAFVNNTDPMQLVGFDVEMAHGFAEMLQLPLEFLPAETEGAAITLLNRGVCDVYMRTLPVNPRRSQEFGLTSPVYRSSLGLIVRDYRRHEFYRWEDFNKHGDSLRLGVEDTPGYVERLSLFTGATIVPIQDMEQKLRLLESGAEDIDAIADMAEEGAALTILYPNFSTVVPRPPVFLPVSYAVARGNSDLLLALNSWLLMKKEEGVIEALYRHWMLGGAAKAEKLPRWSVIRNALGWVE
- a CDS encoding MarC family protein, whose amino-acid sequence is MNDLIATFIFFFAVIDPIGTVPVFIAVTSRYEDKIKRQIAVKATLISAIVLLFFVIGGEIVLTAIDIPLSAFQIAGGIVLFLFALTMIFGESKPEEEVKMIKSGKETAIFPLAVPSIASPGAMLAAVLLTENNRYNLLEQAQTTVIMLSVLLVVLVFMLAASWVHRLIGNSGASIISRVMGLILASVAVTSVLAGIKEYFAL